GAGAAGCAAATGGTTTGTATGAAACGTATGCTGATATTGGCTTAAACGAGTGGATTACGATGCGCATAGAATTTGAAGACGAAAAGGCTACTTTATACATTAACAATCAAAAAGCACCATCATTTTTAGTTCAAAAAATGCTTGGAAATTCTAAAAAAGGAAGTATTGCACTTTGGGTTGAAATAGGGACGATAGGTTATTTTAAAGATTTTAAAGTCCTTAAAAAACAATAGTTGCTGTTTGCTATTCTTCAAATTCTGTTGGTATTGTTTCTGGTTAAGAATAAAAAATACTCTTTTTATCTTTTTTAGTATTAAATTTCGATATTTACATATTAAAATAAATGAATAGATGAAACGAAGAAGATTTATTACAGCATCTGCTTTATTTGGATTTGCAGGTTTAAGTTTTGGTATGAATTCAAAGAAAAAATATTTATTGCATCATGTATTTTTTTGGTTGAAAAACCCAGATTCTGAAGTTGATAAACAAGAATTGATTTCGGGTTTAAAAACTTTAGGAGCAATTCCTGTGATTCGTCAGATTCATTTGGGGACTTTGGCTTCTACAGAAAAGCGTGAAGTAGTGGATACTTCTTGGCAAGTTTCGGAACTGTTATATTTTGATAATGAAGTTGATCAAAAAACATATCAAAATCATCCGATTCATCTGGAGTTTGTAAAAAACTATTCTCATTTATGGGAAAAAGTTCGTGTTTATGATGCTGTAGATATTTAAATTTTAGAGATATATTATAAAAATATAAAGCCTTCTTTTTAGAAGTCTTTTATTGTGAGTTAAATCCGTTTTCTTAATTTCAGAAAGAGTTCGGAGAATTTATTTAATGCATAAATTCATGAAGTTGTTATGGCTTAAAAACTAAATTATAAAATGGCTATCTTTAAAGTTAATATTTTTAGTTTAAAAAGAAACAATTTATGGATTATAAATCAAAAATTTCGAACAGCATCAGTTGGGTATTTGGCGGAATATTTTCTGCAATTGGTGTCGTAAATGTATTTTGGGGGAATGATCCTGAATTTGGTGTTTTTATATTTTTAATTTCTTTAATTTATTATCGCCCAACAACTATTCTTCTCAAACGATTTATAGGTTATTCCATCCCAAGATTTATTAAAATAGGGTTAGGGATATTTATACTTTGGGCTAGTTTAGGAGTTGGTGAATTATTTGATAAAATAGATTTGATGGTACAGTCTTTCTAGTTTTTAAATAAAAAGCAGTTTCGATTGAATTATTCTAAAATTTAGAAATATTTGATTTTTGTAATTGTCTGTTTGATTTTTGTTTTTAAATCATCAAATTCTTGTCGATTTTTGTCTTTATTTGTAAAACTAAGTATGCCAAAATGAGTAAGAATAAAGAACAGAAAAAATCACATCTAATACTTATATTAGGATTACTAACTGCCATTGGTCCATTATCTATTGATATGTACTTGCCGGCTTTTCCTGATATAGCGAGAGGGTTGCATACTTCTGTTTCTTCTGTGATGTTGTCTTTGTCGTCGTTTTTTATAGGAATATCTGTAGGGCAACTTATCTATGGGCCATTATTAGAACGTTTTGGACGAAAAAAACCTTTGTATTTTGGCTTACTACTTTATGCTTTGTCATCAGCAGCATGTGCAACTGCAGTAACTGTAGATACATTAATTATTTTTAGACTTTTTCAGGCGTTAGGTGGTTGTGTGGGAATGGTTGCGGCGCGAGCAATGGTTCGGGATTTGTTTGACGTAAAAGATAATGCCAAAGTGTTTTCTACTTTGATGTTAGTGGTTGCGATTTCACCAATTATTGCGCCAACATTAGGGGGGTATATCACTTCATTATTTGGTTGGAGATACATTTT
Above is a window of Flavobacterium sp. 123 DNA encoding:
- a CDS encoding Dabb family protein; its protein translation is MKRRRFITASALFGFAGLSFGMNSKKKYLLHHVFFWLKNPDSEVDKQELISGLKTLGAIPVIRQIHLGTLASTEKREVVDTSWQVSELLYFDNEVDQKTYQNHPIHLEFVKNYSHLWEKVRVYDAVDI